In Podospora pseudoanserina strain CBS 124.78 chromosome 5, whole genome shotgun sequence, a single window of DNA contains:
- a CDS encoding hypothetical protein (EggNog:ENOG503PCFF; COG:S) codes for MDQDEEAYRIDQRRQDELVIITVVFTSLSILVVGTRTFVRAALMRKFGADDWTMLGALLFSCGYLVEIIIMKYNGVGHAITTLTVDNMLILIKVTLAIQCTYYACVNCIKFSILCMYLRFAVTETLRYACFGLIGFHAVFFIISLTTTLAQCQPLEKMWDLTGVAPGRCINTTAFFYFTSGFNILTDILIFGLPIKTLIGINRPRKEVYALVGVFCIGAFATVIAIIRLHTIIVYTTAVDPFRESILVNLWSVLEVNIGIICASAPALKPLFHPQALREARYGSSGGPPKRTGYHYHSRDKSGTEIKSNIRVEQEFSARSINLGPIPSNTAQVVGGREQNSDQDSVDKILQDRY; via the exons ATGGACCAAGACGAAGAGGCATATCGAATCGATCAACGACGACAGGATGAGctggtcatcatcaccgtgGTTTTCACGTCGCTgtccatcctcgtcgtcggcaCCCGCACCTTTGTGCGGGCCGCCTTGATGAGGAAATTCGGCGCCGATGACTGGACCATGTTGGGGGCCTTG ctcTTCTCCTGCGGGTATCTCGtcgaaatcatcatcatgaagTACAACGGAGTCGGCCACGCAATAACCACCTTGACAGTTGACAACATGCTCATCTTGATCAAGGTGACGTTGGCCATCCAGTGTACCTACTACGCATGCGTCAACTGCATCAAGTTCTCCATTCTGTGCATGTACCTTCGTTTTG CCGTGACAGAAACACTCCGATATGCATGCTTTGGCCTGATAGGCTTCCACGCGGtgttcttcatcatctctctTACAACCACCCTTGCGCAGTGCCAGCCTCTCGAGAAGATGTGGGATCTCACCGGTGTGGCCCCAGGCAGgtgcatcaacaccaccgcatTCTTTTACTTTACGTCTGGCTTCAACATCCTGACCGATATCCTCATTTTTGGCCTCCCCATCAAGACCTTGATTGGCATCAACCGCCCACGCAAGGAGGTGTACGCTCTTGTTGGCGTGTTTTGCATTGGCGCCTTCGCCACTGTCATTGCCATCATCCGATTGCACACCATCATTGtctacaccaccgccgtcgaTCCTTTCCGAGAGTCCATTCTCGTCAACCTCTGGTCCGTTCTCGAGGTCAACATTGGCATCATCTGCGCCTCCGCGCCCGCTCTGAAGCCTCTGTTCCACCCCCAGGCACTTCGAGAGGCGAGATATGGTAGCAGCGGTGGCCCGCCAAAGCGGACGGGATACCACTACCATTCACGGGACAAGAGCGGCACAGAGATCAAGAGCAATATCAGGGTTGAGCAGGAGTTCAGTGCCCGGAGTATCAACTTGGGACCCATCCCCAGCAACACCGCCCAGGTAGTCGGGGGGAGGGAACAAAACTCGGATCAAGACAGCGTGGATAAAATCTTGCAGGATCGGTATTAA